A section of the Euwallacea fornicatus isolate EFF26 chromosome 12, ASM4011564v1, whole genome shotgun sequence genome encodes:
- the LOC136342578 gene encoding uncharacterized protein isoform X1, producing MEKKVVVESIHEPLPESAFCESSGCQTLKKLNRPHGTLKSSFGERPLVTDSRNSTTPYRTATVTSSTSSTGREQVARVAPQWTAVNWKGPPLKLQRTSAVRHTSLCPAMSFEDVPNIKENQGPSNVSKTVQPLGLHANLKRKIYAQCLTANSSKTPKYLKVYKKNLKPKLDVPMKNAPCSSSVENYIKMDTLEKGAEVLDHLDDASYSGLIKNVMDVTNARHGDYLEKGLKTYLGEKMYMQIASSTLELDPPIGPLRPNNLSSLNKSLLTSSKSLQNSNIKQLSNKSPLKQDSSTKLIGNTNIVLNPRSLQIKAKGMLNFLNMDRCSLSAAKDAASSPMINGILDEDSAINENRFVEVDKIIADKISWMRDHNYSNNETVSFKTPDFDPLMPENILESLEVMMEDGKLTASIEELEALTFESDQMLEIQILNSHESSITTPQILDASDVQQPLKQLNENPKSVFKAKIFKESTGDIGDQDREQRKLELLLKRVQRESLGERTEDTCLPTVKRQDEPCVPGIEATNIVGQIHKEIPSTKEFYISNNTKNIRMKVPSKNGEINLSSNISASKLKKEQPGKESFPAKMIKYPSHVRHEQVASLKCFEIKPIDHKEKQETEDKTYRFTGPLRLTTENSTETSNGNQTDTTQKTIQSDQTGGAAVKFTSPEVASCKMQNLRRSVLKHLHKSSPTAIKAQDVHENSESKDWELEIKQNRVEVLQSVRNDTTKRSDSWQKEYLQRLLILGDLEPNTSENTRQKDLEPLEKDLRVINVELGPPMEVDSIMQMSGKNSSLGRDPAVCQASDAPDEITAKDQGNTVCVLLMEKPPPPDFTIAGKEIVGSKVEIKAIVCKLEQPLEVENPLSDNSSPTKKQISLKDFVSTEETDSSGTQGKIVEFNIKQPVNLKVSPSNVSPGVLESTCQRHVVNTRKIATTIDENEREVDGHFELPFEVKVPPACLDNPEKILRGSVKTNKAAIPFEIHRKVATSTLEPTLEVKASLSQENIADKVITNLPFETNEKKINCNPELLLEEPPNILHSREKGSHLNFVKSDKATCRLKPKVSTPGNSLNLLDNVPPKSRVKIGKPELPREINGNMIGSKLEVFDVEVPRLENCLCNLKKMPQSNVIETNKLELRLDDKAHFSDSSLTKKNWLGKGRTELPSEINMNLMESQFDALEVKLVSSENTLHSLENMPPENFIAADKSKLLLPEQSLNFLENCANAKKLGLFIEADAKIPEGNLELLPDVKASALDNPLTITITTPEKVSTKAKTGKEKSKTCKESNSPTPNPSMKRTATQKRRNDVEQSMGKLSKLLDSSEDIKELRLKGSIRNNLFESFAQKLTPAVHNGKSVNDLAQLLMDFQQSSFGNYLEEKCTIYSTISGEKEHVRVYAKKTSGHLDANSNDEICENGKVRAADLPKLPPTQQVSEEVMKKFGKAKMPEKQLEAVREGDEKTSSSKNLKRQRARKLFIQNRRNVLKQQASKLTSRIQIRIKRVQRKYRQFKIFVRRINSWLAMSSMESFYLQEKVQHLRHISRVVDKTVIAFKTRDVAKFEAKFRRMSVVLSGRKMYIPAKVNRSIRRVSGKNQNGPVLEEKLTEDSETLKSASGDSLGESLVKRQLKMYINRKKRGQVAADCLSDQMSKASHSNCVIDAAPASPASVVIDKPLMDQLLPVLPRPLFALEQVQDQTAGHGLKTDVRESEALRNTTKRRRKGQRTPVSHRYSLRSSASSIGKHLHESIECCVFIHMQCD from the exons ATGGAGAAAAAAGTGGTAGTAGAGTCAATACACGAACCTCTTCCGGAATCTGCATTTTGCGAGTCTTCAGGATGCCAGaccttaaaaaaacttaat CGTCCTCACGGGACTTTAAAATCAAGTTTTGGTGAAAGACCTCTCGTAACCGATTCCAGAAATTCCACGACGCCCTACAGGACAGCCACGGTTACTAGTAGCACATCTTCCACGGG TAGAGAGCAAGTTGCGCGGGTGGCACCTCAATGGACTGCAGTTAATTGGAAGGGCCCACCACTCAAATTGCAGCGAACTTCCGCCGTTCGGCACACTTCCTTGTGTCCTGCCATGAGCTTCGAAGACGTGCCAAACATAAAGGAAAACCAAG GCCCGTCTAATGTGAGCAAGACGGTTCAACCCTTAGGTCTTCACgcaaatttgaaaaggaaGATATACGCCCAGTGCCTTACTGCGAATTCCTCCAAAACTCCGAAATATCTGAAAGtttacaagaaaaatcttAAACCGAAACTGGATGTTCCCATGAAAAACGCACCGTGTTCCTCATCAG tggaaaattacataaaaatggACACATTAGAAAAAGGAGCTGAGGTACTCGATCACCTCGATGACGCCTCTTATTCAGGCTTGATAAAGAACGTAATGGATGTCACTAACGCGAGACACGGGGATTATCTTGAAAAGGGACTTAAGACTTATTTGggagaaaaaatgtatatgcaAATCGCCAGCTCGACGCTCGAATTGGACCCTCCGATTGGCCCACTTCGACCGAATAATCTTTCATCCCTCAACAAAAGCTTATTAACTTCCTCCAAGTCCttgcaaaattcaaatattaagcAGTTAAGCAATAAATCACCTTTAAAACAGGACAGCTCAACTAAGCTAATTGGCAACACCAATATAGTTCTCAACCCGAGATCTTTGCAAATTAAGGCTAAAGGGATGCTTAATTTTCTTAACATGGATCGATGCAGTTTGAGTGCAGCAAAGGACGCAGCAAGTAGCCCAATGATCAACGGAATTTTAGATGAAGATAGTGCTATCAATGAGAATAGATTTGTGGAAGTTG ATAAAATTATTGCCGACAAAATATCCTGGATGCGAGACCATAATTACTCGAACAACGAAACAGTAAGTTTTAAAACGCCAGATTTCGATCCACTGATGCctgaaaacattttggaaagtctTGAAGTGATGATGGAAGATGGAAAATTAACTGCCTCTATTGAAGAACTGGAAGCATTGACGTTTGAGTCTGACCAAATGCTTGAAATTCAGATATTAAATTCTCACGAATCTTCAATTACTACTCCTCAGATTCTCGATGCGAGCGATGTTCAGCAGCCATTGAAGCAGCTGAATGAAAATCCTAAAAGTGTTTTCAAGGCGAAAATATTTAAGGAGAGCACGGGAGATATTGGAGATCAAGATAGAGAACAGAGAAAACTTGAGTTGTTGCTAAAGCGAGTTCAACGTGAAAGTTTGGGAGAAAGAACAGAGGATACTTGT TTACCTACAGTGAAAAGGCAAGACGAGCCTTGTGTCCCCGGTATAGAAGCCACGAATATTGTCGGGCAAATTCATAAAGAAATTCCCTCAACTAAAGAATTTTACATTAgcaataatactaaaaatattcgtaTGAAGGTTCCGAGTAAGAATGGTGAAATTAACTTGTCTAGCAATATCTCGGCATCTAAGCTGAAAAAAGAGCAACCAGGAAAGGAAAGTTTTCCTGCGAAAATGATCAAATATCCAAGCCATGTAAGGCATGAACAAGTTGCCAGCCTTAAGTGTTTTGAAATCAAACCGATCGATCATAAAGAAAAGCAAGAAACAGAAGACAAAACTTATCGTTTTACTGGCCCTTTGAGACTTACGACAGAAAACTCTACTGAAACCTCGAATGGAAATCAAACGGACACAACACAGAAAACTATTCAAAGTGATCAAACAGGCGGAGCCGCTGTAAAATTTACAAGCCCTGAAGTAGCATCttgtaaaatgcaaaatttacgTCGATCAGTCCTTAAACATCTGCATAAATCTTCACCTACAGCTATTAAGGCGCAGGATGTTCATGAAAATTCTGAGTCTAAGGATTGGGAGttagaaattaagcaaaatagGGTGGAAGTTTTACAAAGCGTTCGAAACGACACTACGAAGAGATCTGATTCGTGGCAGAAGGAATATTTGCAAAGATTGCTGATACTCGGCGATTTAGAGCCCAATACATCCGAAAATACTAGGCAAAAGGATCTGGAACCGTTGGAGAAAGACCTTCGTGTTATAAACGTGGAATTGGGCCCACCCATGGAAGTTGACTCAATAATGCAAATGTCCGGTAAAAATTCATCGCTAGGGAGAGATCCTGCAGTTTGCCAAGCCAGTGATGCTCCAGATGAGATAACGGCAAAAGATCAAGGAAATACTGTATGTGTTCTACTAATGGAAAAACCTCCGCCACCGGATTTCACAATTGCAGGCAAAGAAATAGTTGGTTCTAAAGTCGAGATAAAAGCGATTGTATGCAAACTGGAACAGCCTCTGGAAGTCGAAAATCCGCTCAGCGACAACTCTTCGCCTActaaaaagcaaatttctttaaaggaCTTTGTTTCGACAGAAGAAACAGATTCTTCAGGTACTCAAGGGAAAATAGtagaatttaatattaagcAGCCTGTAAACCTTAAAGTATCGCCCTCGAATGTGTCTCCAGGTGTTTTGGAGAGCACGTGCCAACGGCACGTTGTGAACACTCGAAAAATTGCTACTACCATTGATGAAAACGAAAGAGAAGTGGATGGTCACTTTGAACTGCCTTTCGAGGTGAAAGTTCCACCTGCTTGTTTAGATAATCCGGAAAAAATTCTTCGGGGCTCTgtcaagacaaataaggcagCTATTCCTTTTGAAATCCACAGAAAGGTAGCAACTAGCACACTTGAGCCGACTTTGGAGGTAAAAGCATCACTCTCCCAAGAGAATATTGCTGATAAAGTGATAACAAACCTTCCTTTTGAAactaacgaaaaaaaaataaattgtaatcCTGAGCTACTTCTCGAAGAGCCCCCGAACATTTTACATAGCCGAGAAAAAGGATCCCATCTGAACTTTGTCAAGTCAGACAAAGCAACATGTCGTTTGAAACCCAAAGTATCTACCCCGGgcaattctttaaatttgctAGACAACGTACCACCAAAAAGCCGTGTCAAGATAGGCAAACCTGAACTTCCTAGAGAAATCAATGGAAACATGATAGGAAGCAAGCTGGAAGTTTTTGACGTGGAGGTGCCTCGCCTGGAGAACTGCTTATGCAACCTAAAAAAGATGCCCCAAAGCAACGTCATAGAGACAAACAAACTGGAGCTTCGTTTGGATGACAAAGCACATTTCTCAGACagttctttaacaaaaaaaaactggctCGGGAAAGGCAGAACAGAGCTTCCTAGTGAAATCAATATGAACTTAATGGAAAGTCAATTTGACGCTTTAGAAGTTAAGTTGGTATCCTCCGAGAACACCCTACATAGCCTAGAAAATATGCCCccagaaaatttcattgcagCAGACAAATCAAAACTACTTCTGCCGGAacaatctttaaattttctagaaaactgtgCCAACGCAAAGAAATTAGGGCTTTTCATTGAAGCCGACGCAAAAATACCAGAAGGCAATCTTGAACTTCTTCCAGATGTTAAAGCATCAGCTTTGGACAACCCTTTAACGATCACAATAACAACGCCTGAAAAGGTTTCAACCAAGGCAAAAACAGGCaaggaaaaatctaaaacgTGCAAAGAGAGTAATTCTCCAACTCCTAATCCATCCATGAAGAGAACTGCTACACAGAAACGAAGGAACGATGTGGAACAGTCCATGGGGAAACTCAGCAAACTGCTGGACTCTTCTGAAGACATTAAAGAACTGAGGCTCAAAGGCTCCATAAGGAATAATTTGTTCGAATCATTTGCCCAAAAGTTAACTCCGGCAGTGCATAATGGCAAATCTGTAAACGATCTAGCTCAACTGCTGATGGATTTCCAGCAAAGTTCCTTCGGTAACTATTTAGAGGAGAAGTGTACGATCTATTCTACGATTTCTGGAGAGAAGGAGCATGTTAGAGTTTACGCTAAGAAAACTAGCGGCCATTTGGATGCTAACTCAAACGACGAGATCTGCGAGAATGGGAAAGTGCGAGCGGCAGATTTACCTAAGTTGCCCCCAACCCAACAGGTGTCTGAAGAAGTGATGAAAAAATTCGGAAAGGCAAAGATGCCAGAGAAACAATTGGAAGCTGTGCGAGAAGGCGATGAGAAGACTTCctcatcaaaaaatttaaaacgtcAGAGGGCCCGGAAATTATTCATCCAGAATCGGCGGAATGTTCTGAAACAACAG GCATCGAAATTAACCTCAAGGATCCAAATTCGAATCAAACGAGTCCAAAGAAAATAtcgtcaatttaaaatattcgtcaGACGTATCAATTCATGGCTAGCAATGTCCTCCATGGAGTCTTTCtacttgcaagaaaaagtcCAACATTTGCGTCACATCTCGCGCGTGGTGGACAAGACTGTGATAGCCTTCAAAACCAGGGATGTTGCTAAGTTTGAGGCGAAGTTTAGAAGGATGTCGGTGGTTCTAAGTGGAAGGAAAATGTATATACCAGCCAAAGTTAATAGAAGTATAAGACGCGTTAGTG gtaaaaatcaaaatggacCGGTCCTCGAGGAAAAACTGACCGAAGATagtgaaactttaaaatcaG CGTCTGGAGATAGTTTAGGGGAATCACTCGTAAAGCGCCAACTGAAGATGTACATTAATAGAAAGAAGCGCGGGCAGGTGGCTGCCGATTGTTTGTCGGACCAGATGAGCAAAGCCAGTCACTCCAATTGTGTCATTG ATGCAGCCCCAGCAAGTCCGGCGTCTGTAGTGATCGACAAACCTTTAATGGACCAGTTATTGCCCGTATTGCCGAGACCTTTGTTTGCCTTGGAGCAAGTTCAAGATCAAACTGCTGGTCATGGGCTAAAAACAGATGTTC gtGAATCTGAGGCACTAAGAAACACTACGAAGAGGAGACGTAAGGGACAACGGACTCCGGTATCGCATCGATACTCCTTGAGGAGTTCCGCTTCTAGTATCGGTAAGCACTTGCACGAGTCGATTGAATGCTGTGTATTTATACATATGCAGtgtgattaa
- the LOC136342578 gene encoding uncharacterized protein isoform X4, protein MEKKVVVESIHEPLPESAFCESSGCQTLKKLNRPHGTLKSSFGERPLVTDSRNSTTPYRTATVTSSTSSTGREQVARVAPQWTAVNWKGPPLKLQRTSAVRHTSLCPAMSFEDVPNIKENQGPSNVSKTVQPLGLHANLKRKIYAQCLTANSSKTPKYLKVYKKNLKPKLDVPMKNAPCSSSVENYIKMDTLEKGAEVLDHLDDASYSGLIKNVMDVTNARHGDYLEKGLKTYLGEKMYMQIASSTLELDPPIGPLRPNNLSSLNKSLLTSSKSLQNSNIKQLSNKSPLKQDSSTKLIGNTNIVLNPRSLQIKAKGMLNFLNMDRCSLSAAKDAASSPMINGILDEDSAINENRFVEVDKIIADKISWMRDHNYSNNETVSFKTPDFDPLMPENILESLEVMMEDGKLTASIEELEALTFESDQMLEIQILNSHESSITTPQILDASDVQQPLKQLNENPKSVFKAKIFKESTGDIGDQDREQRKLELLLKRVQRESLGERTEDTCLPTVKRQDEPCVPGIEATNIVGQIHKEIPSTKEFYISNNTKNIRMKVPSKNGEINLSSNISASKLKKEQPGKESFPAKMIKYPSHVRHEQVASLKCFEIKPIDHKEKQETEDKTYRFTGPLRLTTENSTETSNGNQTDTTQKTIQSDQTGGAAVKFTSPEVASCKMQNLRRSVLKHLHKSSPTAIKAQDVHENSESKDWELEIKQNRVEVLQSVRNDTTKRSDSWQKEYLQRLLILGDLEPNTSENTRQKDLEPLEKDLRVINVELGPPMEVDSIMQMSGKNSSLGRDPAVCQASDAPDEITAKDQGNTVCVLLMEKPPPPDFTIAGKEIVGSKVEIKAIVCKLEQPLEVENPLSDNSSPTKKQISLKDFVSTEETDSSGTQGKIVEFNIKQPVNLKVSPSNVSPGVLESTCQRHVVNTRKIATTIDENEREVDGHFELPFEVKVPPACLDNPEKILRGSVKTNKAAIPFEIHRKVATSTLEPTLEVKASLSQENIADKVITNLPFETNEKKINCNPELLLEEPPNILHSREKGSHLNFVKSDKATCRLKPKVSTPGNSLNLLDNVPPKSRVKIGKPELPREINGNMIGSKLEVFDVEVPRLENCLCNLKKMPQSNVIETNKLELRLDDKAHFSDSSLTKKNWLGKGRTELPSEINMNLMESQFDALEVKLVSSENTLHSLENMPPENFIAADKSKLLLPEQSLNFLENCANAKKLGLFIEADAKIPEGNLELLPDVKASALDNPLTITITTPEKVSTKAKTGKEKSKTCKESNSPTPNPSMKRTATQKRRNDVEQSMGKLSKLLDSSEDIKELRLKGSIRNNLFESFAQKLTPAVHNGKSVNDLAQLLMDFQQSSFGNYLEEKCTIYSTISGEKEHVRVYAKKTSGHLDANSNDEICENGKVRAADLPKLPPTQQVSEEVMKKFGKAKMPEKQLEAVREGDEKTSSSKNLKRQRARKLFIQNRRNVLKQQASKLTSRIQIRIKRVQRKYRQFKIFVRRINSWLAMSSMESFYLQEKVQHLRHISRVVDKTVIAFKTRDVAKFEAKFRRMSVVLSGRKMYIPAKVNRSIRRVSGKNQNGPVLEEKLTEDSETLKSASGDSLGESLVKRQLKMYINRKKRGQVAADCLSDQMSKASHSNCVIDAAPASPASVVIDKPLMDQLLPVLPRPLFALEQVQDQTAGHGLKTDVNLRH, encoded by the exons ATGGAGAAAAAAGTGGTAGTAGAGTCAATACACGAACCTCTTCCGGAATCTGCATTTTGCGAGTCTTCAGGATGCCAGaccttaaaaaaacttaat CGTCCTCACGGGACTTTAAAATCAAGTTTTGGTGAAAGACCTCTCGTAACCGATTCCAGAAATTCCACGACGCCCTACAGGACAGCCACGGTTACTAGTAGCACATCTTCCACGGG TAGAGAGCAAGTTGCGCGGGTGGCACCTCAATGGACTGCAGTTAATTGGAAGGGCCCACCACTCAAATTGCAGCGAACTTCCGCCGTTCGGCACACTTCCTTGTGTCCTGCCATGAGCTTCGAAGACGTGCCAAACATAAAGGAAAACCAAG GCCCGTCTAATGTGAGCAAGACGGTTCAACCCTTAGGTCTTCACgcaaatttgaaaaggaaGATATACGCCCAGTGCCTTACTGCGAATTCCTCCAAAACTCCGAAATATCTGAAAGtttacaagaaaaatcttAAACCGAAACTGGATGTTCCCATGAAAAACGCACCGTGTTCCTCATCAG tggaaaattacataaaaatggACACATTAGAAAAAGGAGCTGAGGTACTCGATCACCTCGATGACGCCTCTTATTCAGGCTTGATAAAGAACGTAATGGATGTCACTAACGCGAGACACGGGGATTATCTTGAAAAGGGACTTAAGACTTATTTGggagaaaaaatgtatatgcaAATCGCCAGCTCGACGCTCGAATTGGACCCTCCGATTGGCCCACTTCGACCGAATAATCTTTCATCCCTCAACAAAAGCTTATTAACTTCCTCCAAGTCCttgcaaaattcaaatattaagcAGTTAAGCAATAAATCACCTTTAAAACAGGACAGCTCAACTAAGCTAATTGGCAACACCAATATAGTTCTCAACCCGAGATCTTTGCAAATTAAGGCTAAAGGGATGCTTAATTTTCTTAACATGGATCGATGCAGTTTGAGTGCAGCAAAGGACGCAGCAAGTAGCCCAATGATCAACGGAATTTTAGATGAAGATAGTGCTATCAATGAGAATAGATTTGTGGAAGTTG ATAAAATTATTGCCGACAAAATATCCTGGATGCGAGACCATAATTACTCGAACAACGAAACAGTAAGTTTTAAAACGCCAGATTTCGATCCACTGATGCctgaaaacattttggaaagtctTGAAGTGATGATGGAAGATGGAAAATTAACTGCCTCTATTGAAGAACTGGAAGCATTGACGTTTGAGTCTGACCAAATGCTTGAAATTCAGATATTAAATTCTCACGAATCTTCAATTACTACTCCTCAGATTCTCGATGCGAGCGATGTTCAGCAGCCATTGAAGCAGCTGAATGAAAATCCTAAAAGTGTTTTCAAGGCGAAAATATTTAAGGAGAGCACGGGAGATATTGGAGATCAAGATAGAGAACAGAGAAAACTTGAGTTGTTGCTAAAGCGAGTTCAACGTGAAAGTTTGGGAGAAAGAACAGAGGATACTTGT TTACCTACAGTGAAAAGGCAAGACGAGCCTTGTGTCCCCGGTATAGAAGCCACGAATATTGTCGGGCAAATTCATAAAGAAATTCCCTCAACTAAAGAATTTTACATTAgcaataatactaaaaatattcgtaTGAAGGTTCCGAGTAAGAATGGTGAAATTAACTTGTCTAGCAATATCTCGGCATCTAAGCTGAAAAAAGAGCAACCAGGAAAGGAAAGTTTTCCTGCGAAAATGATCAAATATCCAAGCCATGTAAGGCATGAACAAGTTGCCAGCCTTAAGTGTTTTGAAATCAAACCGATCGATCATAAAGAAAAGCAAGAAACAGAAGACAAAACTTATCGTTTTACTGGCCCTTTGAGACTTACGACAGAAAACTCTACTGAAACCTCGAATGGAAATCAAACGGACACAACACAGAAAACTATTCAAAGTGATCAAACAGGCGGAGCCGCTGTAAAATTTACAAGCCCTGAAGTAGCATCttgtaaaatgcaaaatttacgTCGATCAGTCCTTAAACATCTGCATAAATCTTCACCTACAGCTATTAAGGCGCAGGATGTTCATGAAAATTCTGAGTCTAAGGATTGGGAGttagaaattaagcaaaatagGGTGGAAGTTTTACAAAGCGTTCGAAACGACACTACGAAGAGATCTGATTCGTGGCAGAAGGAATATTTGCAAAGATTGCTGATACTCGGCGATTTAGAGCCCAATACATCCGAAAATACTAGGCAAAAGGATCTGGAACCGTTGGAGAAAGACCTTCGTGTTATAAACGTGGAATTGGGCCCACCCATGGAAGTTGACTCAATAATGCAAATGTCCGGTAAAAATTCATCGCTAGGGAGAGATCCTGCAGTTTGCCAAGCCAGTGATGCTCCAGATGAGATAACGGCAAAAGATCAAGGAAATACTGTATGTGTTCTACTAATGGAAAAACCTCCGCCACCGGATTTCACAATTGCAGGCAAAGAAATAGTTGGTTCTAAAGTCGAGATAAAAGCGATTGTATGCAAACTGGAACAGCCTCTGGAAGTCGAAAATCCGCTCAGCGACAACTCTTCGCCTActaaaaagcaaatttctttaaaggaCTTTGTTTCGACAGAAGAAACAGATTCTTCAGGTACTCAAGGGAAAATAGtagaatttaatattaagcAGCCTGTAAACCTTAAAGTATCGCCCTCGAATGTGTCTCCAGGTGTTTTGGAGAGCACGTGCCAACGGCACGTTGTGAACACTCGAAAAATTGCTACTACCATTGATGAAAACGAAAGAGAAGTGGATGGTCACTTTGAACTGCCTTTCGAGGTGAAAGTTCCACCTGCTTGTTTAGATAATCCGGAAAAAATTCTTCGGGGCTCTgtcaagacaaataaggcagCTATTCCTTTTGAAATCCACAGAAAGGTAGCAACTAGCACACTTGAGCCGACTTTGGAGGTAAAAGCATCACTCTCCCAAGAGAATATTGCTGATAAAGTGATAACAAACCTTCCTTTTGAAactaacgaaaaaaaaataaattgtaatcCTGAGCTACTTCTCGAAGAGCCCCCGAACATTTTACATAGCCGAGAAAAAGGATCCCATCTGAACTTTGTCAAGTCAGACAAAGCAACATGTCGTTTGAAACCCAAAGTATCTACCCCGGgcaattctttaaatttgctAGACAACGTACCACCAAAAAGCCGTGTCAAGATAGGCAAACCTGAACTTCCTAGAGAAATCAATGGAAACATGATAGGAAGCAAGCTGGAAGTTTTTGACGTGGAGGTGCCTCGCCTGGAGAACTGCTTATGCAACCTAAAAAAGATGCCCCAAAGCAACGTCATAGAGACAAACAAACTGGAGCTTCGTTTGGATGACAAAGCACATTTCTCAGACagttctttaacaaaaaaaaactggctCGGGAAAGGCAGAACAGAGCTTCCTAGTGAAATCAATATGAACTTAATGGAAAGTCAATTTGACGCTTTAGAAGTTAAGTTGGTATCCTCCGAGAACACCCTACATAGCCTAGAAAATATGCCCccagaaaatttcattgcagCAGACAAATCAAAACTACTTCTGCCGGAacaatctttaaattttctagaaaactgtgCCAACGCAAAGAAATTAGGGCTTTTCATTGAAGCCGACGCAAAAATACCAGAAGGCAATCTTGAACTTCTTCCAGATGTTAAAGCATCAGCTTTGGACAACCCTTTAACGATCACAATAACAACGCCTGAAAAGGTTTCAACCAAGGCAAAAACAGGCaaggaaaaatctaaaacgTGCAAAGAGAGTAATTCTCCAACTCCTAATCCATCCATGAAGAGAACTGCTACACAGAAACGAAGGAACGATGTGGAACAGTCCATGGGGAAACTCAGCAAACTGCTGGACTCTTCTGAAGACATTAAAGAACTGAGGCTCAAAGGCTCCATAAGGAATAATTTGTTCGAATCATTTGCCCAAAAGTTAACTCCGGCAGTGCATAATGGCAAATCTGTAAACGATCTAGCTCAACTGCTGATGGATTTCCAGCAAAGTTCCTTCGGTAACTATTTAGAGGAGAAGTGTACGATCTATTCTACGATTTCTGGAGAGAAGGAGCATGTTAGAGTTTACGCTAAGAAAACTAGCGGCCATTTGGATGCTAACTCAAACGACGAGATCTGCGAGAATGGGAAAGTGCGAGCGGCAGATTTACCTAAGTTGCCCCCAACCCAACAGGTGTCTGAAGAAGTGATGAAAAAATTCGGAAAGGCAAAGATGCCAGAGAAACAATTGGAAGCTGTGCGAGAAGGCGATGAGAAGACTTCctcatcaaaaaatttaaaacgtcAGAGGGCCCGGAAATTATTCATCCAGAATCGGCGGAATGTTCTGAAACAACAG GCATCGAAATTAACCTCAAGGATCCAAATTCGAATCAAACGAGTCCAAAGAAAATAtcgtcaatttaaaatattcgtcaGACGTATCAATTCATGGCTAGCAATGTCCTCCATGGAGTCTTTCtacttgcaagaaaaagtcCAACATTTGCGTCACATCTCGCGCGTGGTGGACAAGACTGTGATAGCCTTCAAAACCAGGGATGTTGCTAAGTTTGAGGCGAAGTTTAGAAGGATGTCGGTGGTTCTAAGTGGAAGGAAAATGTATATACCAGCCAAAGTTAATAGAAGTATAAGACGCGTTAGTG gtaaaaatcaaaatggacCGGTCCTCGAGGAAAAACTGACCGAAGATagtgaaactttaaaatcaG CGTCTGGAGATAGTTTAGGGGAATCACTCGTAAAGCGCCAACTGAAGATGTACATTAATAGAAAGAAGCGCGGGCAGGTGGCTGCCGATTGTTTGTCGGACCAGATGAGCAAAGCCAGTCACTCCAATTGTGTCATTG ATGCAGCCCCAGCAAGTCCGGCGTCTGTAGTGATCGACAAACCTTTAATGGACCAGTTATTGCCCGTATTGCCGAGACCTTTGTTTGCCTTGGAGCAAGTTCAAGATCAAACTGCTGGTCATGGGCTAAAAACAGAT gtGAATCTGAGGCACTAA